A single region of the Aquila chrysaetos chrysaetos chromosome 18, bAquChr1.4, whole genome shotgun sequence genome encodes:
- the PRL gene encoding prolactin has translation MPTMSKKGASLKGLLLVVLLVSNMLLTKEGVTSLPICPNGSVNCQVSLGELFDRAVKLSHYIHFLSSEIFNEFDERYAQGRGFIPKAVNGCHTSSLTTPEDKEQAQQIHHEDLLNLILGVLRSWNDPLIHLASEVQRIKEAPDTILWKAVEIEEQNKRLLEGMEKIVGRVHSGEIGNEVYSQWEGLPSLRLADEDSRLFAFYNLLHCLRRDSHKIDNYLKLLKCRLIHDSNC, from the exons ATGCCTACCATGAGCAAGAAGGGGGCTTCACTGAAAG GTTTGTTGCTGGTGGTCCTTCTGGTGTCCAACATGCTCCTGACAAAGGAAGGAGTGACCTCCTTGCCAATCTGCCCCAATGGATCTGTCAATTGCCAAGTTTCCCTTGGGGAACTTTTTGACCGAGCAGTTAAACTTTCACACTACATCCACTTCCTCTCTTCAGAAATATTCAATGAATTT GATGAACGCTATGCTCAGGGCAGGGGTTTTATTCCAAAAGCTGTTAATGGCTGCCACACTTCCTCCTTAACCACTCCTGAAGATAAGGAGCAAGCTCAGCAGATTCAT CATGAAGACCTACTGAATTTAATACTGGGAGTGCTGCGCTCCTGGAATGATCCCCTCATCCATCTGGCCTCTGAAGTACAAAGAATCAAAGAAGCTCCGGACACCATCCTCTGGAAGGCTGTAGAGATTGAAGAACAAAACAAGCGGCTTCTCgaaggaatggagaaaataGTTGGGCGG GTTCATTCTGGTGAGATCGGAAATGAAGTTTACTCTCAGTGGGAAGGGCTTCCATCCCTGCGACTCGCTGACGAGGACTCCAGACTCTTTGCCTTTTACAACCTGCTGCATTGCCTCCGCCGAGATTCCCACAAAATTGACAACTATCTCAAGCTTCTGAAATGCCGCCTAATCCACGATAGCAATTGTTAA